The following coding sequences are from one Musa acuminata AAA Group cultivar baxijiao chromosome BXJ2-4, Cavendish_Baxijiao_AAA, whole genome shotgun sequence window:
- the LOC135609150 gene encoding transcription factor bHLH168-like isoform X2: MKGGGGADKLERKTVEKNRRIHMKNLCVQLTSLIPKSKRATMTQQDLLEQATHYVNELKERVERLKQKKEKTSGVLIGFGEPLVTVTHLGSNLVVNLVCGLRTRSMLHPVIIVLLEEGADVTSASSNIVGDKIFHTVHCQAIYPRIGLDPSRVEHRLKEIVRREA; encoded by the exons atgaagGGTGGTGGTGGAGCTGACAAGCTTGAGAGGAAGACGGTGGAGAAGAACAGGAGAATCCACATGAAGAACCTCTGCGTCCAGCTCACTTCCCTCATCCCCAAGTCCAAG CGAGCCACCATGACTCAGCAAGATCTGCTGGAGCAAGCAACCCACTACGTGAACGAGCTGAAGGAGAGAGTGGAACGATTGaagcagaagaaagagaagaCGAGTGGTGTCCTGATAGGGTTCGGGGAGCCCCTGGTTACTGTGACACACCTGGGGTCTAACttggtggtgaacttggtgtgtgGGCTGAGAACAAGGTCCATGCTTCATCCGGTCATCATCGTCCTCCTGGAAGAAGGTGCGGATGTCACCAGTGCCAGTTCCAACATTGTTGGCGACAAGATCTTCCACACCGTTCATTGTCAA GCCATTTATCCAAGAATTGGTTTAGATCCATCAAGGGTGGAGCACAGATTGAAAGAAATAGTGAGGAGGGAAGCTTAA
- the LOC103975248 gene encoding peptide deformylase 1B, chloroplastic, producing MAARLSASPLISYAALIPLLSRRAATIRYPFPFSGRSLLSFSSKTLTVARDATAMDVSARARRGFASQVDDFASPDDLCFEAPLKIVEYPDPILRARNKRISTFDENLKKLAKEMFDVMYKTDGIGLSAPQVGVNVQLMVFNPAGERGEGEEIVLVNPKIYKASTRTLFFNEGCLSFPGIYADVERPASIKIDARNITGARFRVTLSGLPARIFQHEFDHLQGILFFDRMTEDVLESIRSELKALEQKYESRTGLPSPESIDKYERTQRRNEIAGFAGR from the exons ATGGCAGCGCGGCTCTCGGCCTCGCCGCTCATCTCCTACGCTGCCCTCATCCCTCTGCTGTCACGCCGCGCCGCCACCATCCGGTACCCGTTCCCCTTCTCTGGGCGATCCCTTCTCAGCTTCTCATCCAAAACCCTAACCGTAGCTCGCGATGCCACTGCCATGGACGTCTCCGCGCGCGCCCGGCGCGGGTTCGCCTCTCAAGTTGACGACTTCGCCTCCC CCGATGACTTGTGCTTTGAGGCACCGTTGAAAATTGTGGAGTATCCTGACCCGATTTTGAGGGCTAGGAATAAGCGCATCAGCACGTTCGATGAGAATTTAAAGAAATTGGCGAAGGAGATGTTCGATGTCATGTACAA AACTGATGGCATTGGCCTCTCAGCACCCCAAGTTGGAGTAAATGTACAACTTATGGTATTTAATCCTGCTGGTGAACGAGGTGAAGGAGAGGAAATTGTTCTTGTGAACCCAAAAATATATAAAGCCTCAACACGCACTTTATTTTTCAATGAGGGCTGCTTATCCTTTCCAGGAATATATGCAGATGTAGAG AGACCAGCATCTATCAAGATTGATGCTCGAAATATAACAGGTGCAAGGTTTAGAGTTACCCTTTCTGGACTTCCTGCTCGAATTTTCCAGCATGAGTTTGATCATTTGCAG GGAATTCTTTTCTTTGATCGGATGACTGAAGATGTTCTTGAAAGTATCCGTTCGGAGTTGAAG GCTTTAGAACAAAAGTATGAAAGCAGAACTGGGCTTCCAAGTCCTGAAAGCATTGATAAGTATGAGAGAACTCAGAGAAGAAATGAGATTGCTGGTTTCGCTGGAAGATGA
- the LOC135609150 gene encoding transcription factor bHLH168-like isoform X1, with product MKGGGGADKLERKTVEKNRRIHMKNLCVQLTSLIPKSKQRATMTQQDLLEQATHYVNELKERVERLKQKKEKTSGVLIGFGEPLVTVTHLGSNLVVNLVCGLRTRSMLHPVIIVLLEEGADVTSASSNIVGDKIFHTVHCQAIYPRIGLDPSRVEHRLKEIVRREA from the exons atgaagGGTGGTGGTGGAGCTGACAAGCTTGAGAGGAAGACGGTGGAGAAGAACAGGAGAATCCACATGAAGAACCTCTGCGTCCAGCTCACTTCCCTCATCCCCAAGTCCAAG CAGCGAGCCACCATGACTCAGCAAGATCTGCTGGAGCAAGCAACCCACTACGTGAACGAGCTGAAGGAGAGAGTGGAACGATTGaagcagaagaaagagaagaCGAGTGGTGTCCTGATAGGGTTCGGGGAGCCCCTGGTTACTGTGACACACCTGGGGTCTAACttggtggtgaacttggtgtgtgGGCTGAGAACAAGGTCCATGCTTCATCCGGTCATCATCGTCCTCCTGGAAGAAGGTGCGGATGTCACCAGTGCCAGTTCCAACATTGTTGGCGACAAGATCTTCCACACCGTTCATTGTCAA GCCATTTATCCAAGAATTGGTTTAGATCCATCAAGGGTGGAGCACAGATTGAAAGAAATAGTGAGGAGGGAAGCTTAA